The following proteins come from a genomic window of Methanobacterium bryantii:
- a CDS encoding class I SAM-dependent methyltransferase gives MEVDDYPLKLMQRVKLKPEWSLLDIGCGAGAVSIPAAKKAARVTALDISGEMLKILREDAQKEHISNITYMHRSWTDIVVGDDIEPHDVVVASRSVGREPDIQSAIEKIDSAASRYVYITVWGGGEHSHCKGVPAVLGRPYRNTPDHVYFYNILQQMGIRANVEHLECHSRLIYSDLDEAMESCRISLGPLSEKEEKKARAYLDKTLIRLENGMLEVPDSNPVWSLMWWKK, from the coding sequence ATGGAAGTAGATGACTACCCCCTGAAACTGATGCAGCGAGTGAAATTAAAGCCAGAATGGTCCCTGCTTGATATCGGCTGCGGCGCAGGTGCAGTGTCAATACCCGCAGCAAAAAAAGCCGCCAGGGTTACTGCACTAGATATTTCAGGTGAAATGCTAAAAATATTAAGGGAAGATGCTCAAAAAGAACACATCTCCAATATAACATACATGCACCGCTCATGGACCGATATCGTGGTGGGAGATGATATTGAACCCCATGATGTCGTGGTCGCATCCCGATCCGTAGGGAGGGAGCCGGATATTCAAAGCGCCATTGAGAAGATTGACAGCGCAGCATCCAGATATGTGTATATCACTGTCTGGGGCGGTGGGGAACATAGTCACTGTAAAGGAGTCCCTGCAGTTCTCGGCAGACCATACAGGAACACTCCAGACCATGTATACTTCTACAATATTTTGCAACAGATGGGCATACGTGCCAACGTCGAACACTTGGAGTGCCACAGCCGCCTGATCTACAGCGATCTCGATGAGGCCATGGAAAGCTGCAGAATTAGCCTTGGCCCTTTAAGTGAAAAAGAAGAAAAAAAAGCAAGGGCTTATCTAGACAAAACATTGATAAGGCTTGAAAATGGGATGCTTGAAGTGCCAGACAGCAACCCGGTGTGGTCGCTGATGTGGTGGAAAAAATAG
- a CDS encoding radical SAM protein has product MIRKHFEGYNFVGIPETGITFRWGADFSEDPQMAPWPELADISISNYCTNRCSYCYRKSSEEGKFMSLEDYCFALQELKSEKYGSIFQVALGGGEPLLHPDFTEIIRITREKFGIIPNYTTSGKFFNPENMEATRNYCGAVAISWDPYRDLTTEELSEIGSCLKDNGILANIHYVISETTINDAVDLLNGKYDEYIKDFNSVIFLTYKPTGRAENDGNIKSAGPLKSFLDLVDNPVTGVKIGFDACFVPVLMKATGVNVDLIDSCECGFFSVYIDENLDVTPCSFCNDSSYHYNLKQFGFEEIWESKFSDYRDYIDSSCKSSCDECEKASGCRGKCPFFDDLFLCGLID; this is encoded by the coding sequence ATGATAAGGAAACACTTTGAAGGATATAACTTCGTTGGAATTCCTGAAACTGGAATTACCTTCAGGTGGGGTGCAGACTTTTCTGAAGACCCTCAAATGGCACCCTGGCCAGAACTTGCGGACATATCAATATCCAACTACTGTACAAACAGATGCAGTTACTGTTACAGGAAAAGCAGTGAAGAAGGCAAGTTCATGTCCCTTGAAGATTACTGCTTTGCCCTTCAGGAGCTTAAAAGCGAAAAATACGGCAGTATCTTTCAAGTTGCACTTGGTGGTGGAGAACCCCTCCTCCATCCAGATTTTACAGAAATAATCAGGATAACAAGGGAAAAATTTGGAATAATACCAAATTACACCACAAGCGGCAAGTTTTTCAATCCAGAAAACATGGAAGCCACCAGGAATTACTGCGGGGCAGTGGCCATATCATGGGACCCCTACAGGGACCTGACCACTGAAGAGCTTTCAGAAATTGGGTCTTGCTTAAAAGATAACGGCATCCTTGCAAATATCCACTATGTGATCTCAGAGACCACCATAAATGACGCCGTGGACCTTTTAAATGGGAAATACGATGAATACATCAAAGATTTCAATTCAGTCATATTCCTAACCTACAAACCCACTGGACGGGCTGAAAACGACGGGAACATAAAATCTGCAGGCCCACTAAAATCGTTCCTCGATCTTGTAGATAATCCAGTTACCGGTGTGAAAATAGGTTTTGATGCCTGTTTTGTTCCAGTCCTGATGAAAGCCACCGGCGTAAATGTTGACCTGATAGACAGCTGCGAGTGCGGGTTCTTTTCGGTTTATATTGATGAAAACCTTGATGTGACTCCTTGTTCCTTCTGCAACGACAGCAGCTACCACTACAATTTGAAACAGTTCGGTTTTGAAGAGATATGGGAAAGTAAGTTTTCAGATTACAGGGATTACATAGATAGCAGCTGCAAATCCAGCTGTGATGAATGCGAAAAAGCTTCGGGGTGCAGGGGAAAGTGTCCCTTCTTTGATGACCTCTTTTTATGTGGTCTAATTGATTAA
- a CDS encoding ABC transporter substrate-binding protein yields the protein MIFAAAMSFSSTSRAADELVVAGAFGHSGEPEGGFDPINGWATTTEPLIQSTLFKRDNTSLVNDLATNYSVSSDGLTWTVKIRNDVKFTDGVPLTAKDVAFTFNKAADSTGGMDLSMLNNATALDNTTVQFKLNDPQSTFIYKLMGLGIVPEHAYNNETYGSQPIGSGPYKFVQWDKGQQVILERNDEYYGKKPYFKKITILFMKSDAAFAAAKAGQVDIAEIPDSYANQTVNGMKSISLDSIDARGISFPMLTDTGKKTDDNYTIGNNVTSDAAIRNALNIGIDRQALINGALNGQGSEEFTGVDRLPFGNKAAVFKDGNTTGAREILAEGGWKDTDNDGIVEKNKIKAEFTLLYPSNDQTRQALAVSVAEQAQKLGIKINIEGKSWDEIDTLAYSTPVLWGYGSIDPTDVYLRYYSVRSGSGENSKYNNVIFYNNSEVDKNLRKAMTTFNNNSNNYWKAAAWDGTTGYSEKGNATWLWMATLKYVYIMKDDLDIGTPGLQPHGSDIFNNIYDWKRTENQTS from the coding sequence GTGATATTTGCAGCTGCCATGTCGTTCAGCTCAACTTCTCGGGCTGCAGACGAATTAGTTGTTGCAGGGGCTTTTGGCCATAGTGGAGAGCCAGAGGGTGGTTTTGACCCAATTAACGGATGGGCAACCACAACAGAACCACTTATCCAGAGTACACTCTTTAAAAGAGATAACACCTCCCTGGTCAACGATTTAGCCACAAACTATTCTGTTAGCAGTGACGGGCTGACATGGACAGTTAAAATAAGAAATGATGTTAAATTCACCGATGGAGTTCCCTTAACAGCGAAAGATGTTGCATTTACATTTAATAAGGCAGCTGACAGCACCGGCGGAATGGATTTATCCATGTTAAATAATGCTACTGCTTTAGATAATACTACAGTCCAGTTTAAATTAAACGACCCTCAATCAACGTTTATTTATAAACTTATGGGATTAGGTATCGTTCCAGAACATGCATATAATAACGAAACCTACGGCTCGCAGCCTATAGGGTCCGGCCCATACAAATTTGTACAGTGGGACAAAGGACAGCAGGTGATACTTGAAAGGAACGATGAATACTATGGTAAAAAACCCTACTTCAAAAAAATAACCATTCTGTTTATGAAATCAGACGCTGCTTTTGCTGCAGCTAAGGCAGGACAGGTAGATATAGCCGAAATTCCAGATTCATACGCAAACCAAACAGTGAATGGTATGAAGAGCATATCCCTTGATTCCATCGACGCTCGAGGAATCAGTTTCCCAATGCTGACAGATACAGGGAAAAAAACTGATGATAATTATACAATTGGAAACAATGTGACATCCGATGCTGCAATCAGAAATGCATTGAACATTGGAATTGACAGGCAGGCCCTAATCAACGGGGCACTAAACGGACAGGGATCTGAAGAATTCACCGGCGTAGACAGGTTACCCTTTGGAAATAAAGCAGCTGTTTTTAAAGACGGGAATACAACTGGAGCCCGTGAAATTCTAGCTGAGGGAGGCTGGAAAGATACTGATAACGACGGCATAGTGGAAAAAAATAAAATAAAAGCAGAATTTACCCTTCTATACCCATCTAACGATCAAACAAGACAGGCACTGGCTGTTTCAGTAGCTGAACAGGCCCAAAAACTTGGTATAAAAATAAATATTGAAGGTAAAAGCTGGGACGAAATTGACACACTTGCCTACTCAACCCCAGTACTCTGGGGTTACGGATCCATAGACCCAACTGATGTGTACTTAAGGTACTACAGTGTCCGTTCAGGAAGCGGAGAAAACAGCAAATACAACAATGTAATATTCTACAACAATTCTGAGGTAGATAAAAATTTAAGAAAAGCTATGACAACTTTTAACAACAACAGCAATAACTACTGGAAAGCTGCTGCATGGGATGGGACAACAGGATACTCTGAAAAAGGAAACGCCACATGGTTGTGGATGGCTACCCTCAAATATGTCTACATCATGAAAGATGATTTAGATATAGGGACTCCAGGACTCCAGCCCCACGGTTCAGATATCTTCAACAACATATACGACTGGAAACGTACTGAAAATCAAACCAGTTAA
- a CDS encoding ABC transporter substrate-binding protein produces the protein MISAAALTLGSTPRDADELIVAAAGTYAEPEEGFDPLHGWGCGHMDYEPLIQSTLFKSADNGSIINDLATNYSVSSDGLTWTVNIRNDVKFTDGVPLTAKDVAFTYNTAVGSNSELDMSNLENATAVNNTTVKFKLKEPQSSFIWRLRYVGIVPEHAYQKETYGQQPIGSGPYKLVQWNKGQQAILELNENYYGKKPYFKKITLLFLDKDASFAAAKSGKVDVAGLENSYANQSIDGYNLVALPSSSANGVSFPMQYDTGKKSLSGEPVGNNVTADIAIRKALNVGINRTALVEGVLYGKGDVEYTGVDQRSFGNPKAKVNDSNIEGAKKMLENAGWKDSDGDGIREKNGTKAEFKLYYNSEDQTRQALSMAISEQAKQMGIKIDLIGANWDEIYAKQYSSAVLYQYSSADTFSLYMQYHSKEADSGYNNPGLYNSSVVDGYLEKALRSTDQSQATEYWKLAAYDGKTGYGPAGDATWLWLTTKDYLYMVNKTIDIGTPQNNTGKDILGNIYEWKRINENKTS, from the coding sequence GTGATTTCTGCAGCTGCACTGACACTCGGTTCAACTCCCAGAGATGCAGATGAGCTCATAGTTGCTGCAGCAGGGACATATGCAGAACCAGAAGAAGGGTTTGATCCCCTCCACGGATGGGGGTGCGGCCATATGGACTATGAGCCATTGATACAAAGTACACTCTTCAAATCAGCTGATAACGGCAGCATAATAAATGACCTTGCCACAAATTACTCAGTCAGCTCTGACGGGTTGACATGGACTGTGAATATAAGAAATGATGTTAAATTTACAGATGGAGTACCCTTAACAGCGAAAGATGTTGCATTTACATATAACACAGCAGTTGGAAGTAATTCAGAGTTAGACATGTCCAATCTTGAAAATGCAACGGCAGTAAACAACACAACAGTTAAATTTAAGCTAAAAGAGCCGCAGTCCAGCTTTATATGGAGACTTAGATACGTTGGAATTGTACCTGAACATGCATACCAAAAAGAAACCTACGGCCAGCAGCCTATAGGATCTGGACCTTATAAACTGGTGCAGTGGAATAAAGGACAGCAGGCAATACTGGAATTAAATGAAAATTACTATGGAAAAAAACCGTACTTCAAGAAAATAACTCTACTGTTTTTAGATAAAGATGCTTCATTTGCAGCTGCTAAATCAGGCAAGGTAGATGTAGCCGGACTCGAGAACAGCTATGCAAATCAAAGTATAGATGGATACAATTTAGTTGCTCTCCCATCATCAAGTGCAAACGGGGTCTCATTCCCTATGCAGTATGACACAGGTAAAAAAAGTCTAAGTGGAGAACCAGTAGGCAACAATGTAACCGCAGATATAGCGATCAGAAAAGCCCTGAATGTAGGTATCAACAGAACTGCCCTTGTTGAAGGTGTACTGTATGGAAAAGGAGATGTTGAGTACACGGGAGTAGATCAGCGCAGCTTTGGAAACCCTAAAGCAAAAGTCAATGACTCAAACATAGAAGGGGCCAAAAAAATGCTTGAAAATGCAGGATGGAAAGACAGCGACGGCGATGGAATCCGTGAAAAAAATGGTACCAAAGCAGAATTTAAGTTATACTACAATTCAGAAGACCAGACAAGACAGGCCCTCTCTATGGCCATCAGCGAACAGGCTAAACAGATGGGGATAAAGATAGACCTTATAGGTGCAAACTGGGATGAAATTTACGCTAAACAATACAGTTCAGCCGTTTTATACCAGTACAGCAGTGCAGATACATTCAGCCTGTATATGCAGTACCACAGCAAAGAAGCAGATTCTGGATACAACAACCCAGGTCTTTACAACAGTTCTGTTGTAGACGGCTATTTAGAAAAAGCCCTCAGATCTACAGATCAGTCCCAGGCCACAGAATACTGGAAATTAGCTGCATATGATGGAAAAACAGGTTACGGACCTGCAGGAGATGCAACATGGCTGTGGTTAACAACTAAGGACTACCTGTACATGGTAAATAAAACCATCGACATAGGAACACCTCAAAATAACACTGGAAAAGACATTCTAGGGAATATCTACGAATGGAAACGCATAAATGAAAATAAAACCAGTTAA